In Oncorhynchus nerka isolate Pitt River linkage group LG21, Oner_Uvic_2.0, whole genome shotgun sequence, the genomic window ACTGATGCCTCAGAGTTCCTATTGAAGACAAATGTCCAAGTCCACACATTTTGGGGAAATTAGATGAAGGGGCACGATTGACAAAGTGCAATATGCTGAAATTGCTGCGCCATGCTAAATTGTCAAACTGAAATTGGGCTCAAATATCGAATCATTGTACCGCTGGCAAATCACTTTTCAATAATTAAGTATTTCTCAGCTGCTTTAAGCTGGCATACAAACAAAAAGTTTAGAAAACCTCAACGCACAGATCTCGTTAAACATGTTTAAGTAGTCGTAGAATGACAGACCTAACACCTATTTCTATGCTAATTTGTTTTTTtagcccaaaaagttacatattgcagctttaagcaaTCTAGCCAAAGTGATGTAATACAGAGCATGGTCCTCAAAAGTTTGAAACATTTATTACCTTAaaaacaatatacaaaaacattGAGTAATATTAAATATCCATATATTGCATTTTATATCTATACACGAAGTTCAGTTATTGGGCCTGCCAAAAGCCGAGGCCTCACATTATCCAATCCTGCAATTTATGTCTTCTCAAACATTTCCAGCAATTGGCAATGACTCCTCGTGAATTTAAACACAATTACCAAACATTTCTTGAGAAGCATAAGTCATGTAGAGAAAGCCATCGTCATCTTTGTGGTCCTTGTAGACTTGCGCCATGGTAAGAGACATGCTGGCCAGGCCACTATTATTGATAAGCAGGTAGAACGCTTGACTCTGCATCAAAGACATACGATTTCTGAAACGAGAACGTGCAGTGTATTGACAAGACCTACTCAAAATGTAGAAATTCTTGCACAAAGTCAAGTAATTTAAAAGTAGTGACAGTCGCGCGCGGCACTCGAGGCTGATACATATCAGGTGATAACCAAGTTTGAAATTATGCACGAGTTCTCAAACAAACATTGAAGACATGATTTCAGTCATGTTAAGCCAcgcttgccaagttaaataatcAACATTTCAGCTAAACGTTTCTCAAAGGAGACACACCTTATAATGGTGACAAACTGAGTCATGGAAAGTTCTTGGGGGACCAGGAATTTCGTTTTATCAAGAGGCGGCAAGTACTTCTCCCGTTGATACCTTTCAATGATAACCTGTGTGTGGGTGGAAAGGTCACTTTCAGAAGGTGCAAATTCAATGGAACGCCAGGGTAGAATACGGTTTTAGAAAGAAGCGAACTTACCGGAATTTTTGTTGGAAACTTTGTTCGGATCCCCGCGACCTCCTGTTTTCTCGTGGCTGTTTGGGATGGAAAACGTGGATGAGATTATAAAGCAACGCATAGTCTACCACATGCAAAGCAATACATTCAGTAATCACCAAAGCTTTTTCTCTGCTTGAAGGACTTGGGCTGCTGTGGTTTCTCAAATGGAGGCATCATGTGGGCAAGTGGCTCCTCTCTTCAATTCCTGCTGTCTGATCTAGGCTATAAAAAATGTAACCATGTGGATCAGCCAACAGAAATTAAATAGTGTGGTCGCAGTGACGTATCACCTCATTACCATGGGGTTGGGTCAGCACGCTTCATATGGCTAATGAATTGACCGTGCATAATGACTCGGCTGTGTGTAAAACCAATCCAAATGGTTAAGATCTAATAAATGACCTGATTGTAATGTTTCATGTAATTGATGTTAGAAAAGATGACTGAATTAACaaacattatatagaggtaatttAGTCATTAAAATATCTTACACACAAATCATACATAGAGGCCTTATAATATTCTCACACTAAAGTAGGCCCTACATCATGTGAGGGCAACATTTTGTTTAATGTATTTTCGTGGATTTCAAAGGACAAGAAATTCAGTCGGGGTCGTGGATGATAGGCTTGGGTGTGTGTGCAATGTAAACAACTGGATTAATGGCTCAATGGAATGCATAGATACATTAATGGAATGTGCTATAATATATGAAATATGGCTACCACAGATACACTTCTGTAGCATACACTATGACATTTTCAATTTAAGTTACAAAAAAATCTACTCCGTAGGCCAATTAAAGAAAATGACACCGTAAAAAAAAAGAGAACAAGCGAATTTGAAAATGCAGCTATATCTTCTTTGAACTTCAAATTCCATCATACGTAGTGTACAACAGTTGTCAACAGCGCATTTATATCCGATTGGCTTATTCCAGTGTGAATCGTGTAAATCGACCAATGGGTAAAGAAAACACTGGATGTGGGTGGGAGCTGAGTGTGAACGTCATCAATTGACAGCTGGCTGTTCCGACATGAATGTGCCTGCCCAGTAGAGAGAGCTGTAGGTAGCTATTTCCTTTCCATTTCATATCACAGGGGCGGTTAAAGGAAAACCCATCCGTCTGAGCACAGTCGTGCCAGCTTGTGCGAACTGAACCCACACACCTGGCCTGGGCATGGACGAACAGGCAGGGCCTGGCGTGTtctttaacaacaacaacaactcggGTTTGCCAGGCGCTGGCAAAGGACCGCAGCTGCCGGGCGACGTCGGTGGCGGAGAGGCGGCCAGGGCTCATTACAACATTCCGGGGATATTGCACTTTCTGCAACACGAATGGGCCCGCTTCGAGGTGGATAGAGCGCAATGGGAGGTGGAGCGAGCCGAATTGCAGGTAAACCACGTCAAAATGCCCTGCTTATTTTTGGTTGGGGGTTTACGGTGTTGAGTCCGACCTAGGAAGATTGAAATTTGTGTCAGGAAGCTTACTCGCGCGCTACGGTCTTTGTGGCGAGAACTGCTCGAGCTACGTTGCTACTAGAGTAGTCTTGGTCGGATGACGTTAGTCACTATAGCCAACCTCGGTCCTGGGAAACCCTGTGCTAAGTCTGTTGAATAATATAAAATGATTCTGATGAACAGTGAAGTTGATTCATGCACGCAATAGGCATGAGTCTTTATTGTGCCTTCTCTTAAATGCCATGTCGTAAATATATCAGGTAAGGCTATTAGCATAATGTGATGTGCAGGCCTTGTTTGAGTTGTAACTCGCAGTGTAAAattaaatataaacgcaacaatttcaaataattTACTGATTTACGGTtaatagaaggaaatcagtcaattgaaataaattcattaggcactaatctttggatttcacatgactggtaatacagatatgcatatgttggtcacagataccctaaaaacaaaaaggtaggggcgtggatcagaaccagtcagtatgtggcatgaccaccattttcctcatgcagtgtgacatctccttcccatagagttgatcaggctgttgattggcgggaactggaacatacgGTCGTagacgtcgatccagagcatcccacacatgctcaatgggtgacgtttctggtgagtgtgcaggccatggaagaacagggacattttatagcttccaggaattgtgtacagatccttccgACATggtcgtgcattatcatgctaaaacatGAGGGTATGGAGGCGGATAAATGGCATGAcattgggcctcaggatcttgtcacggtatctctgttcattccaattgccattgataaaatgcagtttgtcagtagcttatgcctgcccataccataaccccaccgccaccataggacactgttcacaatgttgacatcaccAAACCACTCGCCatcacgtggtctgcggttgtgaggcctgccaaattctctgaaatgacattggaggaggcttatggtagagaaatgaacattcaattatctggcaacagctctggtggacatttctgcagtcagcatgtcaattgcatgctccctcaacttgagacatctgtggcattgtgttgtgacaactgcacattttagagtggccttttattgtccccagcacaaggtgcacctgtttaatgatcatgctgtttaatcagcttcttgatatgccacacctgtcaggtggatggattatattggtaaatgagaaatgctcactaacagggaggtATACAATTTTGTGCACATTTTGagagaacatttctgggatcttttatttcagctcatgaaacatgggaccaacactttttgtgttgcgtttatatttttgttcagtgcaccTCCGAACATTGCTAACCAAGGCTAGTGCCAAGCTAAGTGCTAGCCTACGCAGCCAATAGTGCGTGGGCGCTAGATCTGCACAATTGTCTAGGCTTGATGTGCATTCCCGATAATACACTTGTGTCCACTGTAGACCGGCTCGTACATAAGGCATCCTCTATTCAGGCCACGAAGGCATAACTTTCCTATTTAACTAGCTTAAATGTAAAGAAGGTGGGGGGGAAATATGTATACTTCATTTATGAAACACAATTTTCCACCAACATTTTTGGATTTTATGACAATTTAGGATGTTGTACACTGTGTTTAGCCAAGGGTCTGCAACATCCAAAATGGTCTAAAAATGGTGGTGGTAAATTTTTCATAAAGAAAGTATGCTTATTTTCCAGTTTTATTCTACCTTCTCGCCATTAAAGCTAGATGATTGTGCAGATCTAGCGGCTGCCTAGGCTAGCTAATTGCGCTTTCCAGAAATGACTCAAGCTTTCTCTGCTGCTCTTACGTATTACATAATTTACAGCACAATTTATGGCTTTTATGATGGTGCATTCATACATTTCAATAGgcttttttttcaattttaaaGGGCAATGCTTCATCAGATTTTAAATTATGTGTACCGGTAACTGTACGTGGCATTTGTGCATCATTTACTTTGACAATGTTCTGCCTTAATCTAAGCAGGCTTTAATTTCTTTCCTATTGTGCCTTAATGAAGAAGAGCGAATAGGCCATAGATGTCTAAGTTATATTATCGGTATTGCAGATACCCTCCTGATTCCGgagtagtttttttttttttttttttttttccttcccATTTACTTCAAGTGCTTATCAGTAGTAGAGGGAGCTCATTGGCAAGTGACAAATGTGTGTCAGAACTGCTCCACTGGCATTGAGCAGAAACCAATTTCCTATCTTAATGCATTTGTTCTGCTACCATGCCATTATATAGTGTAGTAGCAACCCTGCATTCCATTAGTCTTAGCTGAGCAAATGTAAAAATCTAATAGacaggatatacagtgcctttggaaggtattcacaccccttgaccttttctgcgtgttgttacagcctgaatttaaagtggaattttgttttcagacatttttacaaaaatgtcattaataaaaaatgaaacgcGGAATTGTCTTgagtcaagtattcaacccctttgttatggcaagcctaaaatgTCAAAAGAAAAGTGCTTAACAAGTACCCTAATAAgtttcatggactcactctgtgcaatAATATACTGACCAAAAATGTAAACGTAACATGCAACCTTTacaaagattttgctgagttacagctcagacaaggaaatcagtcatttgaaataaattcattaggccctaatctatggatttcacatgactgggtgggcctgggagggcataggcccacccactggctaAGCCTGGCTCCCCAattagaatgagtttttccccacaaaagggctttattacagacagacttcTCAGCaccaaatgctcactaacaggaatgtaaacaaatatgTGCACAACATTTCAGAGAAAAATGCTTTTAGTTCATATGGAacgtttctgggatcttttatttccgctcatgaaacatgggaccagcactttacatgtttttgttcagtgtagttcttAACACTTATTTGAATGATTATCCAATCTCTGGTtttacccaacacatacaattatctgtgaggtccctcagttgagtagtgaatttcaagcacagattcaaccacaaagaccagggagcttttccaatgcctcgcaaagaagggcacctattggtagatcagtaacaaaaaaaacaaaaaaagcagacactgaatatctcTTTCAGCATGGTGAAGATATACATTTGGATGGTGTCTCAATACgtctcaatacacccagtcactacaaagatacaggtgtactTCCAGTTGCTGGAACCacttagggatttcaccatgaggccaatggtgactttaaaacagttacagagtttaatggctgtgataggagaaaactgagaatggatcaacaacattgtagttactgcacaatactaacctaaatgacaaagtgaaaacaaggaAGTCTGtatagaataaaaaatattccaaaatatgtGTCCTTTTTGTAAtaaagcactaaagtaatactgcaacaaatgtggcaaagaaacaCTTTTTATTCCTGAAAACAAAGCTGAGTACCACTCggtcatattttcaagcatggtgttaGCTGCatcaagttctctcacgtcaccccgctcctccgctctctccactggcttccagttgaagctcgcatccgctacaagaccatggtgcttgcctacggagctgtgaggggaacggcacctcagtacctccaggctctgatcaggccctacacccaaacaagggcactgcgttcatccacctctggcctgctcgcctccctaccactgaggaagtacagttcccgcgcagcccagtcaaaactgttcgctgctctggccccccaatggtggaacaaactccctcacgacgccaggacagcggagtcaatcaccaccttccggagacacctgaaaccccacctctttcaggaatacctaggataggataaagtaatccttctcaccctccccccccttaaaagatttagatgcactattgtaaagtggctgttccactggatgtcttaaggtgaatgcaccaatttgtaagtcgctctggataagagcgtctgctaaatgacttaaatgtaaatgtaatgcatcatgttatggatatacTCATCATCTGAAGGACAGGGTGTTTATTTGGATAAAAAGAAACccaatagagctaagcacaaaatcctagaggaaaacctggtttagaCTGCTTTCCTACAGACACTGggtgacaaattcacctttcagcaggataataacctaaaacacaaggccatttTTTATTGGTCTTtaaagaatttaaaaaaatgttcttTCTCATTGACAGTATTTTGTGTAGACTGTAAATGTTAGattttttataataaaaaaaGACAATGAAATTAGTCCCAATTTGTAACACAACTAAatatggaaaaagttaaggggtgtgaCGAAAGCGTTTTGCTTCTAGAAACTACTGGAGAATAATTTAATTGGACAGAGCAGATGGAGATGTTTCTGAACCTTCGTTAGGGCCCTACTCAACAAGCTGACCTGGAAGTGCCTGCGTTAAAACGTGGGCGGGGAATGCCCACCACAGAGCGCTCAACATTGACTGCACTGAcagctttttaaaatgtttttctaaTGTTAGTTAGTCGCTAGTATGTGGACACCGGTGGTCACCCAACTCTCTGTTTCCATGTCCTTGTGCTGGAGTGTTGTGACACACCATCATTGTCATATTATTCTGTAAGTAAATCCtagacacaatatatatagtatgatatgttacatttgatTTGGATTATTTCGTTGATGTGaatcacccatttcgtatgacactacatgaccaaaagtatatgtCAACACCTGCTTgtagaacatctcattccaaaattatgggcattaCTATGGATTTATTCCCCCCCCCCGCCGCTCCTATAACAGctgctcttctgggaaggctttccactagatgttggaacattgctgcaaggacttgcttccattcagccacaagagcattagtgaggtcgggcactggtgTTAGGAGATTAGGCCTGACTCCCAgtaggtgttccaattcatcccgaaggtgttcgatggggttgaggtcatggctctgtgcaggctagtcaaaTTATTCCACACCAATCTAGACAACCcaattctgtatggacctcatgtTGTGCATGGCgccattgtcatgttgaaacaggaaaggctgttccccaaactgttgccacaaagttggaagcacagaacagactagaacgtcattgtatgctgtatcaTTAAGAGTTCCCTTCACTAAAACTAAGacgcctagcccgaaccatgaaaaacagccccagaccattattcctcctccaccaaactttacaggtgGCACTattcattggggcaggtagcattctcctggcgtCCGCCAAAACCAGACTCGTCATCAGtgtgccagatggtgaagcgtgattcatcactccagagaacccgtttccactgctccagagtccaatggtggtgagctttacatcactccagccaacgcttgacattgtgcatggtgatcttaggcttgtgtgcagctgctcggtcatggaaacaaaaagttattgtgctgacgttgcttccagagccaGTTTGGAACTccgtagtgagtgttgtaacctagaacagaccatttttacgcacttcagcaatcggtggtcccgttctgtgagcttgtgtggcctaccacttcggcTGAGCcgatgttgctcctagatgtttccacttcacaataacagtatttacagttgaccggggcagctctagcagggcagaaatttgacaaaattacttattggaaaggtgccattttgaaagtcactgagctcttcagtaaggccattctactgctaatgtttgtctgtggagattgcatggcggtgtgcttgattttatatacctgtcagcaacgggtgttgctgaaatagccaaagccactaatttgaaggggtgtccacatacttttttcttgccactatatatatatatatattacacatatacacaaaagtatgtgaaccctttggaattacatagatttctgcataaattggtcatcaaatttgatctgatcttcatctaagtcacaacaatagaaaaacatagtgtgcttaaactaataactcacaaattattgtatttttattttctatattgaatacatcatttaaacattcacaatgtaggttggaaaaagtgtgtgaacccctaggctaatgactttgccaaaagctaattggagtcagctaacctggagtccaatcaatgagacgagcatggagatgttggttagagctgccttgccctataaaaaaacactcacaaaattagagtttgctattcacaagaagcattgcctgatgtgaaccatgccttgaacaaaagagatctcagaagacataAGATTAAGAATAGTTTACTTGCATAAAGCTGAAAGGGTTAcgaaagtatctctaaaagctttgatgttcatcagtccatggtaaatcaaatcaaatgtatttatatagcccttcttacatcagctgatatatcaaagtgctgtacagaaacccagcctaaaaccccaaacagcaagcaatgcaggtgtagaagcacggtggctaggaaaaactccctagaaaggtcaaaacctagagaggaaccaggctatgaggggtggccagtcctcttctggctgtgccgggtggagattataacagagcgtggccaagatgttcaaatgttcataaatgaccagcatggtcaaataataataatcacattagttgtcgagggtgcaacaagtcggcacatcaggagtaaatgtcagttggctttttataaccattgagagtatctctaccgctcctgctgtctctatagagagttgaaaacagcaggtctgggacaggtagcacgtccggtgaacaggtcagggtttcatagccgcaggcagaacagttgaaactggagcagcagcacggccagatggactggggacagcaaggagtcatcatgccaggtagtcttgaggcatggtcctagggctcaggtcctccaaaagagagaattagagagagcatacttaaattcacacaggacaccggataagacaggagaaatactccagatataacagactgaccctagcccctcgacgcataaatactggaggctgagacaggaggggtcaggagacactgtggccacaTCCGATGATGCCAAACGGGCAGGatagggatatcttcaaccatcaaCTTACCATCTTGAGaaaaggccgagtatagcccacgaaagAAGCCACTGCGGTCCAAAAAAACCATTGCTTGCACGTCTGAAGTTTTGCCAATGTGCACCTGGAtgttttgcaggagaatgtaaggctatatgtccgccaattgaagctcaacagaagttgggcgatgcaacaggacaacgactcaaaacacagaagtaaatcaacaacagaatggcttcaacagaagaaaatacgccttctggagttgccaagtcagagtcctgacctcaacccgatttgagatgttgtggcatgacctcgagagcagttcacaccagacatcccaagaatattgctgaactgaaacagttccgcaactacagaaaacattttgaGTTTTTTGCTGCAAAGGAGGATCAACCAGTTATTacatccaagggttcacatactcttcccatcctgcactgtgaatgtttacacagtgtgtgtTCAATAAAGCCATGAacatgtataattgtttgtgtgttattagtttaagcagactgtgtttgtctattgttgtaagATAATTTtaggaccaatttatgcagaaatcctggTATTTCCTAATGGTTCTTAtattttttcttgccactgtgtgtgtgtttatctctgTCCTGGGTCCTATTCGAAATGGTTGCCTTTGTGACCTTTGCTGTTGGAGTTGGACAATAATCTCCGACGATCACCGACAGGCACTGGCCTAGCGTTTTGACCCCGAAGTACTGCTGTTGCACAACACTGGGAATCCATGACATTAcattgagggtgtgtgtgtgtatgagtgggtTAAAGAATCACAATGagcttctctctgcctctgctccTCCTTTGCCCCAGAGGATGTCTGGCATCATCACCACTTTTCCTTCCCTATTCCCCACACTATAAAGACGTTGCAGAGAAGGTGAAGACGGGAGTTGGTGCAGAAAGAAACAACCAATGGGAGAAAGAACCGATCAATGCTCACCAGCTCCTGTTGGGAGATCACTGGGTTTTTTctcttttaaatatatttttttcttctacATAACCCACACTTAATGTAAGTGCTGGGTCTCTGAGGACGACAATACATCGGCCTGTTCAGCCTATTTCTTTGACTTTGAGTGCACTAAGCAGCCCCCCCCAATCTGAGATGCCTCAGCATTTGGTATTCAACTCCCTCAGATATAGTCCTTTTCCTCGTTCAGAGACGTTTGTTGCCGAGTGGGAGGCCCAGAGGCTGCCTGCGTTGTTGGGATCTTTCGGATGTCACAGCTTGTCGTCTTCCGCATGATCTTCTACGACCCATAATAACCAGTTTGAGTTTGTTTTTAAGTGACTCATGCCACAGAGCTGACACTGCGAATGTCGTGGCTCCCTGCCCCATCGTTAAAACGGAGCCCTGTGTTTTTCACAGGAGCAAGCTCCCGACTGCCCAGGCTGAATCTCAGGCAGCTACTACCCAGTGCTGGTGAGgtgtgggaggagagggggtgccATGCAGTCAGGCATTTCAAACACACAAATTCCTCCCCAGCATTTTTTTTTGTGTACGTACTCCACCACACTGACTAGTATACTAGTCGACATGTTACGCCTTTTCTGGGTCATCACAAGTGTTTATTCCAATGACTCCCTTCGACCGCCCCGGTACAGTATGTCCATTGAAAATGTGTGAGAAAGTCCTCTCTGAAAGAGAGTGTGTGTCCAATGGCACTCATTCACtatttagtgcactgctttttaCCAGATACCTATGGGTGCCGGTCAAAAGAATtgcactttaaagggaatagggtgccatctgggatgtAGCCAGAGAGCGTTCTCTCAGGCAGTTTGGTTTACAGTAGCCCAGCACCTCCAGCCTATGAGTAATGATGTCTGGTATTCTAACGAGAGGCCCACCTGCTAGCACTATGAACACCATCGGTGTGTTTTACAGGTGTTTATATTGGAAGGGTCTGTCTGGCACCGTGAACAACTGCAGTATTCATACTTGTTTTGCTGTGTTATTTCTTTGCATTTTATTCCATAATGCATTGGCCTTCAGATGATTTAAAGATTGCACTTCATGAGTTGTTTCACAACATGAATATTTTTTTACTTCAGAATCACTTTATTTTTGTTTTTGGACATTCAGTTTTATATACTGTACACAACACTGTGCCAAAGCCAATGCTGGACCTCCCTCAGTGCAGATCGAGCCATTTATTCAAAATGGTAAGCGGTCACAGGCCAATAGTTTGCAGAGTTGGTTCATGCCACCTTTTCTATCTCAATTATAATTCTGCATAATGTACCGTTCTTTTTCAAAATAAGACCATCTACTTCATGATTTGCAGACCACCGTGCTTTCAGTGTGTGTGCTGTCATATCATGCCACTTAACTTTGCATAATTTATGTAAATAGTGATGGGCTATGGGGGGAATAAGGCCTGCAGGCTACTATTAAAGTATCACTGCTTTGGCGTGTAATTCCAATGCCCCTTTATCTTTTAAGTATTATTTTTCAGACTTTCATCTCACTAACTAAATGATTTCGTCAAGAGACCGCTGTGCAATAGCTGTTGCTGTGTGTAGACAGTATGCCTAGGATTATGCATAACTGACTGCATGTCAAGGCAAAATCGGGACCTTGCTGTCATAGCGCACACTTCAAATTCCAGAATGCTGGTTTTACAGCTTTCCATCCATCATCCCATGTAATGAGGTAGTATATTATAAGACCAGACTATTATCTTTCTGCTGTCTGAGGTATGTTTATCTGCTCAGACTTTGCACATTTACCACCATGTTATGATGACATGACACTGTGTACTCGCCATACATTGAGGAGATCAATTGACACCAGGCAGCAATTTGTCCACTCTGGGGAGAAGGTGTGGAGTCCATCAGACTGGGACTAGTGCATCTATAAGCAGTCTCTTGACCTCTGGATCGGTGGCGGAGGGGGTGAATTGAGACAGAGAGTGCCCCAGAGGCTGACGGCCTACTCCAGTGGAACTCATCTAGCAACTCCAGAAATACTTTTGGCCCCGCCACAACATGTCAGGTGTAAATATATCTCATAAACCAATTAGAATTTGGAAATATATTCTCCTGCAATTTGTGTAGTAAAAGTGTGACAGTACGAAGGGTACCTCACCTCAAAGCATGAGAGAATAGAAATAATCCAAAtgagctaggtttccatccaattggcgacagattttcatgtgaatatgaTCTGCATCAAACAAATATGCGATGGTTTTGTTACAAAAACAAATTTGATAAATAGCCCTATATAGAATAGATAAATTGCCCAAGCTGGTTTTGATGCATGCTCTCTAGACCAGTGGTTACCAAGCTGTACTTCATGTGGTCTGcaaatttagttttttttcttcttataaACATAATAACAGTTGGGAATATTAATGGTATTAAAAGCAATTTTACATTACTTTTCACAATGCAAATTGTTTATTAATAGGCCTTTTAATTTGT contains:
- the LOC115103574 gene encoding microtubule-associated proteins 1A/1B light chain 3C-like, which encodes MMPPFEKPQQPKSFKQRKSFATRKQEVAGIRTKFPTKIPVIIERYQREKYLPPLDKTKFLVPQELSMTQFVTIIRNRMSLMQSQAFYLLINNSGLASMSLTMAQVYKDHKDDDGFLYMTYASQEMFGNCV